One window from the genome of Streptococcus parasanguinis encodes:
- a CDS encoding Rpn family recombination-promoting nuclease/putative transposase gives MKKRHEYVSPTLDLMAKKIFSLPDVTAKFIREVLDLPVESVEILEGDQIHEQGFLGDLPFETSVDVRARLDSGLEVIIEIQVLKQEYFLNRFHYYLANQLVENVQRKRKKGATHSMYRELEPVYGIAILERSIFPHLDSPVNVYEMRHTVDGTALYSSRKDGVAHNMLKVAFLELDKYNESRDTELNAHWRQWLEFFGNRPFSHQPDQVIEQAESLLIPSNWTREEKEMIDERIRIRENWEMSMDTFRKEQLEAGFQKGLKKGLEQGLEQGLEQGLEQGLEQGLEQGLERGLEQGLEQGRQEGMELGVQAGQQSLIQKLALKGMSIEMIAEMTDLSSESIKKMLATDSSDEE, from the coding sequence ATGAAGAAACGACACGAGTATGTATCGCCCACCTTGGATTTAATGGCAAAAAAGATTTTTAGCCTTCCGGATGTGACAGCGAAATTCATCCGCGAAGTCTTGGATCTGCCAGTAGAGTCCGTTGAGATTTTAGAAGGAGACCAAATCCATGAGCAAGGGTTTTTAGGAGATCTTCCGTTTGAAACATCCGTTGATGTGAGAGCAAGACTAGATAGTGGGCTTGAAGTGATCATTGAGATTCAAGTTTTGAAGCAAGAATATTTCCTGAATCGTTTCCACTATTATTTAGCCAATCAGCTAGTAGAAAATGTCCAACGCAAGCGAAAGAAAGGGGCGACCCATTCTATGTACCGGGAGCTGGAGCCGGTCTATGGGATCGCTATCCTTGAGCGAAGTATTTTTCCTCATTTAGATTCACCTGTCAATGTCTATGAAATGCGCCATACAGTAGATGGGACAGCTCTTTATAGCTCTCGAAAGGATGGAGTAGCGCACAATATGTTAAAGGTTGCCTTTTTAGAGTTGGATAAGTATAATGAAAGTAGAGATACGGAGTTGAATGCTCACTGGAGACAATGGCTTGAATTTTTTGGCAATCGCCCATTCAGTCATCAACCAGATCAAGTGATCGAGCAGGCAGAATCACTCCTGATCCCATCAAATTGGACAAGGGAGGAAAAAGAAATGATTGATGAACGGATTCGTATCAGAGAAAATTGGGAAATGAGCATGGATACCTTTCGGAAAGAACAACTGGAAGCCGGTTTTCAGAAAGGGTTGAAAAAAGGTCTTGAACAGGGACTCGAACAGGGACTCGAACAAGGTCTTGAACAAGGTCTTGAACAAGGTTTAGAACAAGGTCTCGAGCGTGGTCTTGAACAGGGATTGGAACAAGGCAGACAAGAAGGCATGGAGTTAGGAGTTCAAGCTGGTCAGCAGTCTCTGATTCAGAAACTGGCTTTGAAGGGGATGAGTATCGAGATGATTGCTGAAATGACGGATTTATCCAGCGAATCCATCAAAAAAATGTTGGCTACGGATTCGTCTGACGAGGAGTAG
- a CDS encoding L-lactate dehydrogenase, producing MTRKIGIIGLGHVGATLAHSMILKHTCDHLVLIDTNEKKVKADALDFCDTVANTGYPVHITVNDYAALKDADVVVSTLGNIELQANNTDDRFAELPFSSKQVVQVARDLKASGFSGVLLVVTNPVDAVTQLYQQYTGLPKEQVIGTGTLLDTARMKRAVADRLQVSPASVSGYNLGEHGNSQFVAWSQVRVKGHAITDLFSQEELDAINYESLRGGHTVFFGKFYTNFGIAAAAQRLAEAVINDSHEEMPVSNYRPEYGTYLGYPAIVGRKGILERLDLHLTEEEKEKLLHSAETIKENTRKGLEHA from the coding sequence ATGACAAGAAAAATTGGTATTATTGGTTTGGGGCATGTGGGTGCGACCTTGGCCCACAGCATGATTTTGAAACACACCTGTGATCACTTGGTCTTGATTGATACCAATGAGAAAAAGGTCAAGGCAGATGCCTTGGATTTTTGTGATACGGTTGCCAATACGGGGTATCCGGTGCATATCACGGTCAATGACTACGCGGCTTTAAAAGATGCGGATGTCGTGGTGTCGACTCTTGGAAATATCGAGTTGCAGGCTAATAACACTGATGACCGTTTTGCGGAGCTTCCCTTTTCCAGCAAGCAAGTGGTGCAAGTAGCGCGTGATTTGAAGGCTTCTGGCTTTAGCGGGGTCTTATTGGTCGTGACCAATCCGGTCGATGCAGTCACTCAACTCTATCAACAATATACCGGCCTTCCAAAAGAGCAGGTGATTGGGACAGGGACGTTACTTGATACAGCTCGGATGAAGCGTGCAGTCGCTGATCGTTTGCAGGTTTCTCCTGCTAGTGTATCAGGCTATAACCTTGGTGAGCATGGGAATTCTCAATTTGTCGCTTGGAGTCAGGTCCGTGTTAAGGGACATGCTATTACCGATCTCTTCTCTCAAGAAGAGCTTGACGCCATCAACTACGAGTCCTTGCGCGGTGGACACACGGTTTTCTTTGGTAAATTCTATACCAACTTTGGGATTGCTGCGGCAGCCCAACGCTTAGCAGAAGCTGTGATCAATGATAGCCACGAGGAAATGCCAGTGTCTAACTATCGTCCAGAATATGGAACCTATCTTGGCTATCCAGCGATCGTAGGTCGAAAAGGAATTCTTGAACGATTGGATTTGCATTTGACAGAAGAAGAAAAAGAAAAATTACTCCATTCAGCCGAAACCATCAAAGAAAATACACGAAAAGGTTTGGAGCATGCATAA
- a CDS encoding Rpn family recombination-promoting nuclease/putative transposase, which translates to MQKRHAHVSPTLDIMAKEIFSLPEVTTAFIRDILELDVADAQIVEGSQPHSMAYEEDDLFSTAVDVRAKLHDGTEVIIEIQIRKQQYFLNRFHYFLANQLVENVQKLRQQGQTHKMYEQMEPVYGIAILEKSLLLDEEAAINKYWLTNSRSGKQLKAYYKNGKHQNLLQVAFLELDKYNKDENLTDAGRQWLEFFGNLPFTKAPSQAVAHADSLLDSSSWTKEEKTMIDERIRIQENYDMTLETAIDEAREEGLEQGRKQLVCEMISRGMTPDLISEMTGLSLEEIETLLS; encoded by the coding sequence ATGCAAAAGAGACATGCGCATGTATCGCCGACCTTGGACATCATGGCCAAGGAGATTTTTAGTTTGCCAGAAGTGACGACGGCGTTTATTAGAGATATTTTAGAGCTGGATGTAGCGGATGCTCAGATTGTGGAGGGAAGCCAGCCCCACAGCATGGCCTATGAGGAAGATGACTTGTTCTCCACTGCTGTGGATGTGAGAGCCAAGCTCCACGACGGGACCGAGGTGATCATCGAGATCCAGATTCGCAAGCAGCAGTATTTCTTGAATCGGTTCCATTACTTTTTGGCCAATCAGCTGGTGGAGAATGTGCAAAAACTGCGCCAGCAAGGTCAGACACATAAGATGTACGAGCAGATGGAGCCCGTCTATGGGATTGCGATTTTGGAGAAGTCGCTCTTGCTAGATGAAGAGGCCGCCATCAATAAATACTGGCTGACCAATAGCCGGTCCGGCAAGCAACTCAAGGCATATTATAAAAATGGCAAGCACCAAAATCTTCTGCAGGTTGCCTTTTTAGAGCTAGACAAGTATAATAAAGATGAGAACCTGACAGATGCAGGCAGACAGTGGCTAGAGTTTTTTGGGAATCTTCCCTTCACAAAAGCTCCCAGTCAGGCCGTTGCCCACGCAGATTCATTATTAGATTCATCTAGCTGGACCAAGGAGGAGAAGACCATGATAGACGAGCGGATTCGTATTCAAGAAAATTATGATATGACCCTGGAAACAGCGATAGACGAAGCGCGCGAAGAAGGTCTGGAACAAGGTCGTAAACAGTTGGTATGCGAGATGATCTCACGAGGAATGACGCCTGATCTTATCTCAGAGATGACGGGTTTGTCGCTTGAAGAGATTGAGACTCTTCTTTCCTGA
- a CDS encoding DUF2075 domain-containing protein codes for MSNIQSPVVIEIDYSNRTFDQLKETIAPKHSKLIFDYPTVYIVNDENKNKYSVYVGETTDIIRRTNQHLSDDIKKDREDWRQFEQSKTSKMFVIGHNHFNKSLTLDIENRLMLYLSSVDQVERVQNRRGNPQNQYYTSEELDEIFSKIWRTLNRKNHYLFPAESFIRNSAIFKSSPFHKLTDEQVKAKNEILLKITSVISKNETGVLILVKGDAGAGKTVLMSSLIDDLLNSEDTQMIRENNDINLVVNHDDQLSVYQEIEKKLEWKSGSNINVVMKPTQFLNALKKEKTDAGIVVVDEGHLLLTAKNQAYLGGNHLNDLLAKSKVVVLVYDENQIMNKSQIWTDDAFLKLEHEANLKGNLITLHNQMRIHATKETVEWIRNLIDIGVINEVPSDNDYDIRVFDSPEELQSAIMEKNDNQSLGISRLTATYDWEYSSQSKPKDSDYWCVRIGDWSCPWNRQLAKEKESKHLSWIEQSQTIHEIGSTFTVQGFDLNYVGVIIGPSVKYRDGKIIFDISESKNKSAVQNRKLESGEMINYGETLLRNELNVLLTRGVNGLYVYAVDEELQQALKNATK; via the coding sequence ATGAGCAACATTCAATCACCCGTAGTTATAGAAATCGATTATTCAAATCGAACATTTGATCAATTAAAAGAAACGATTGCTCCGAAACATTCTAAGCTTATCTTTGATTATCCAACTGTATATATCGTAAACGATGAGAATAAAAACAAGTATAGTGTTTATGTCGGAGAAACAACAGATATCATTCGTAGAACAAATCAGCATTTGTCAGATGATATAAAGAAGGATAGAGAAGACTGGCGACAATTTGAACAATCTAAAACCTCTAAAATGTTTGTTATTGGGCATAACCATTTCAATAAATCTTTGACCTTGGATATTGAGAATAGGTTAATGCTCTACCTATCAAGTGTTGACCAAGTTGAAAGGGTTCAGAATAGGAGAGGAAATCCTCAAAACCAATATTACACTTCTGAGGAGTTAGACGAGATTTTCTCAAAGATATGGAGAACCCTAAATAGGAAAAATCATTATTTATTCCCAGCAGAAAGTTTTATTCGAAATTCAGCGATATTTAAATCTTCTCCATTTCACAAGTTAACAGATGAACAAGTGAAGGCCAAAAATGAAATATTGCTCAAAATTACATCTGTCATTAGTAAAAATGAAACAGGAGTTCTAATTTTAGTAAAGGGTGATGCTGGTGCAGGGAAAACGGTTTTGATGAGTTCCCTCATCGATGATTTATTGAATTCTGAAGATACTCAAATGATTCGTGAGAACAATGATATCAATTTGGTTGTGAATCATGATGATCAACTCAGTGTTTACCAAGAAATTGAGAAAAAATTGGAATGGAAGAGTGGATCAAATATTAATGTTGTGATGAAACCAACTCAATTTTTAAATGCTCTGAAAAAAGAAAAAACTGATGCTGGAATTGTAGTGGTTGATGAAGGTCACTTGTTATTGACTGCAAAAAATCAAGCCTATTTAGGCGGGAATCATTTAAATGATTTACTCGCTAAATCTAAAGTGGTCGTGTTAGTTTATGATGAAAATCAGATCATGAATAAATCCCAAATATGGACAGATGATGCTTTCTTGAAATTGGAACATGAAGCCAATTTAAAAGGAAATCTCATTACGCTACATAACCAAATGCGTATCCATGCTACAAAGGAAACAGTTGAGTGGATAAGAAATCTGATTGATATTGGAGTTATTAACGAGGTTCCAAGTGATAATGATTATGATATTAGAGTTTTTGACTCTCCTGAGGAACTTCAAAGTGCAATCATGGAAAAAAATGATAATCAGAGTTTAGGGATTTCACGCTTAACAGCAACCTATGATTGGGAATATAGTAGTCAATCAAAACCAAAGGATTCGGACTATTGGTGTGTCCGTATCGGAGACTGGTCTTGTCCATGGAACAGACAACTTGCAAAAGAAAAAGAATCTAAACATTTATCCTGGATAGAGCAATCTCAAACGATTCATGAAATTGGCTCAACGTTTACCGTTCAGGGATTTGATCTAAATTATGTGGGAGTTATCATTGGCCCATCTGTCAAATATAGAGACGGGAAAATTATTTTTGATATAAGTGAAAGCAAAAATAAAAGTGCTGTTCAAAACAGAAAACTTGAATCAGGTGAAATGATTAATTACGGAGAAACATTATTGCGAAATGAGTTAAATGTTCTGCTCACCCGTGGAGTTAACGGGCTATATGTCTATGCGGTTGATGAAGAACTTCAACAAGCTCTAAAAAATGCGACAAAATAA
- a CDS encoding nucleotide pyrophosphohydrolase — protein MKELIDLINQFRDERDWRKFHNEKDLAISISLEASELLELFQWKQSEEVVEKSLKEIKEELADVFMYSFMLADNLNLDVEEIIKEKIDINAKKYPVELSKGNNKKYTDLEKK, from the coding sequence ATGAAAGAATTAATCGACTTAATTAATCAATTTAGAGATGAACGTGACTGGAGAAAGTTTCATAATGAAAAAGATTTAGCCATTTCGATTTCACTAGAAGCGAGCGAATTGTTGGAACTATTTCAGTGGAAACAATCAGAGGAAGTAGTTGAAAAGTCATTAAAAGAAATCAAAGAAGAACTTGCGGATGTTTTTATGTATTCTTTCATGTTAGCAGATAATTTGAATCTGGATGTAGAAGAAATTATAAAAGAGAAAATTGATATAAATGCAAAAAAATATCCTGTAGAATTAAGCAAGGGAAATAATAAAAAATATACGGACTTGGAGAAAAAATGA
- a CDS encoding TIGR02328 family protein — MRLWHQDLISKLPRAQLLGQHRECCALRGNGWGKKHATVNYVFDYSPYRLYAYHRLIMEEMTARGYKVSPEWWELTYRGKTCPAYPELEEEALSTPIYPEHQATYLQECLENLAGKGIQLD; from the coding sequence ATGAGACTGTGGCACCAAGATTTGATTAGCAAACTCCCTCGTGCCCAGCTCCTGGGCCAACACCGGGAATGCTGCGCCCTTCGAGGCAATGGCTGGGGCAAGAAGCACGCGACAGTCAACTATGTCTTTGACTACTCGCCCTATCGCCTCTATGCCTATCACCGCCTGATCATGGAGGAGATGACTGCACGTGGCTACAAGGTCAGCCCAGAGTGGTGGGAGCTGACCTACCGAGGTAAGACCTGCCCAGCCTACCCAGAGCTGGAAGAGGAAGCTTTGAGCACCCCTATCTATCCTGAGCACCAGGCTACTTACCTCCAAGAATGCCTGGAGAACCTAGCAGGAAAAGGGATTCAATTAGACTAA
- a CDS encoding YbgA family protein has product MEQKHHCQVLWAKNKYLVLSRSSNIYKEIREYLKQDQVEVSHVEDLIQQALTLPENRGQVSNAFQHIWGYFKKQATPEEKADFMLLLEKYQHGHASQEDLIKGIQTLLKRYPNRYLQDSTLLGGQ; this is encoded by the coding sequence GTGGAGCAAAAACATCACTGTCAAGTCCTATGGGCGAAAAATAAATACCTGGTGCTCAGTCGTTCGAGTAATATCTACAAGGAAATCCGGGAATACCTCAAGCAAGATCAGGTGGAGGTCAGTCACGTCGAGGACCTGATCCAGCAAGCGCTGACCTTGCCGGAAAATCGTGGTCAGGTCTCTAATGCCTTCCAGCATATCTGGGGCTATTTCAAAAAGCAGGCGACTCCTGAGGAAAAGGCAGATTTCATGTTGCTACTTGAAAAGTACCAGCATGGGCATGCTAGCCAAGAGGATCTCATCAAGGGGATCCAGACGCTCCTTAAGCGCTACCCCAATCGCTACTTACAAGACTCGACACTACTAGGAGGTCAATAG
- a CDS encoding SemiSWEET family transporter produces the protein MNEKQMKILGWVATFMSVMMYVSYFPQIMDNLAGHKGNFVQPLVAAINCSLWVYYGLFKKERDIPLAAANAPGIIFGLITAITAL, from the coding sequence ATGAATGAAAAACAAATGAAAATTCTTGGTTGGGTTGCGACCTTTATGTCTGTTATGATGTATGTGTCTTACTTCCCACAAATCATGGATAACCTCGCAGGTCACAAAGGGAACTTTGTTCAACCTCTTGTCGCAGCCATCAACTGTAGCCTTTGGGTTTACTACGGACTCTTCAAAAAAGAACGCGATATTCCACTTGCTGCAGCCAATGCACCAGGGATCATCTTTGGTTTGATCACAGCCATCACAGCCTTGTAA
- a CDS encoding SemiSWEET family transporter has product MNKQKINQIVGSIGAFIGIIVFIAYIPQIIANLQGHKAQPFQPLSAAISCLIWVIYGWTKEPKKDWILIIPNSAGVILGGLTFLTSL; this is encoded by the coding sequence ATGAATAAACAAAAAATCAACCAAATCGTTGGCTCGATCGGTGCCTTTATTGGGATTATCGTTTTCATTGCCTACATCCCACAAATTATTGCTAATTTACAGGGACATAAGGCCCAACCTTTCCAACCCTTGTCAGCTGCTATTTCTTGCTTGATCTGGGTCATTTATGGTTGGACAAAGGAACCTAAAAAAGACTGGATTTTGATCATTCCGAATTCAGCAGGTGTCATCCTAGGTGGATTGACTTTCCTAACATCACTTTAA
- a CDS encoding ABC transporter permease, with protein MFRLTTKLACSNLIKNRKLYYPFAIAVILAVTIAYLFDSLTFNPHISELRGGDPMIFTLVLGLFVVNAAGAIIVLYANSFVMKNRSKELGIYSMLGLEKRHLISMIFKELLMFGFLTISAGVLIGALFDKLIFAFLLKLMKMKVQLVSTFQPGIVILVFVTFGLIFGLLVLLNAWRILRLNALQLTREKASGEKKARFLWPQTILGLASLGLGYYLAQSVKDPIIALVTFFLAVILVMIGTYLLFNAGITVFLHLLKKKKSYYYQPNNMISVSNLIYRMKKNAVGLATIAILSTMVLVTISAATNIYVGSEMVKKIMAPHDFSVQGKGVDLEQINQKFDEFASEHHLKIKNRDLMTYANFGVKSQKGTDFTVYPADERSVTPKTVFMVFDAASYEHMTGEQVDLTGNQVILFAHNKALKGQKQFTINGHDFQVKEEVSRDFITDHVPNQFNMLTEDFNYLIVPDLSAFVAQFPNLAINTNIYGGFNVNVDEDQQLKLAASYDKMIDELSSQQGQGTFIYGGNRANDVAELNSLFGGIFFIGIFLSLIFMVGTVIVIYYKQISEGYEDRERFVILQQVGLDEHEVKRTINRQVRTVFFLPLIFAFVHLAFAYHMIRLILKVLGVINSGQVLVVTLSVCGVFLVSYLIVFWITSRSYRKIVQI; from the coding sequence ATGTTTCGATTAACCACTAAACTAGCTTGCTCCAATCTCATCAAGAATCGCAAGCTCTATTATCCCTTTGCGATTGCAGTCATTCTCGCAGTGACCATCGCTTACCTCTTTGACTCCCTGACCTTTAATCCCCACATTTCCGAGCTTCGAGGGGGAGATCCCATGATCTTTACCCTGGTCTTGGGACTGTTCGTGGTCAATGCTGCGGGGGCTATCATCGTGCTCTATGCCAATAGCTTCGTCATGAAAAACCGCTCCAAAGAGCTGGGAATCTACAGCATGCTCGGACTTGAGAAACGTCATCTCATCAGCATGATCTTCAAGGAACTCTTGATGTTTGGCTTTCTGACTATCTCAGCCGGTGTCTTGATTGGAGCCCTCTTTGACAAGCTGATCTTTGCCTTTCTCTTGAAACTCATGAAGATGAAGGTCCAGCTAGTATCTACCTTCCAACCTGGGATTGTCATCTTGGTCTTTGTCACCTTTGGTCTCATCTTTGGCCTTTTGGTTCTTCTTAATGCTTGGCGGATTCTCCGTTTGAATGCCTTGCAGTTGACGCGTGAGAAGGCCAGTGGTGAAAAGAAAGCCCGCTTCTTATGGCCTCAAACCATCCTGGGCTTAGCCTCTCTTGGTTTGGGCTACTACCTAGCTCAGTCTGTCAAAGACCCCATCATTGCGCTTGTGACCTTCTTTCTAGCCGTTATACTGGTCATGATCGGGACCTATCTGCTCTTTAATGCTGGGATCACCGTCTTCTTGCATCTGCTTAAGAAAAAGAAGAGCTACTATTACCAGCCCAACAATATGATCTCGGTCTCTAACCTCATCTATCGCATGAAGAAAAATGCAGTGGGCCTTGCGACCATTGCCATCCTCTCGACCATGGTGCTGGTGACCATCTCTGCTGCCACCAATATCTATGTCGGTAGCGAAATGGTCAAGAAAATCATGGCGCCTCATGATTTCTCTGTCCAAGGAAAAGGGGTCGACCTGGAGCAGATCAATCAGAAATTTGATGAATTTGCCTCTGAGCACCATCTCAAGATCAAAAATCGTGACCTGATGACCTATGCCAACTTTGGGGTTAAATCACAAAAGGGCACAGACTTCACCGTCTATCCAGCTGATGAACGCAGCGTCACTCCTAAAACTGTCTTTATGGTATTTGATGCAGCTAGTTATGAACACATGACAGGCGAACAAGTCGATCTGACAGGCAACCAAGTCATCCTCTTTGCCCATAACAAGGCTCTTAAGGGGCAAAAGCAGTTTACTATCAATGGGCATGACTTCCAAGTCAAAGAAGAAGTGAGCAGGGATTTTATCACTGATCACGTGCCAAATCAGTTTAATATGCTAACGGAGGATTTCAATTACCTGATCGTGCCTGACCTCTCAGCCTTTGTCGCTCAGTTTCCAAATCTGGCCATAAATACCAATATCTACGGTGGCTTCAATGTCAATGTCGATGAAGACCAGCAACTCAAGCTAGCAGCTAGCTATGATAAGATGATCGATGAATTGAGCAGCCAACAGGGCCAAGGAACATTCATCTATGGAGGCAACCGAGCCAATGATGTGGCAGAGTTGAATAGCCTCTTTGGTGGCATCTTCTTTATCGGAATTTTCTTGTCACTGATCTTTATGGTCGGAACGGTCATCGTCATCTACTACAAGCAAATCTCAGAAGGCTATGAAGACCGTGAGCGCTTCGTCATTCTCCAACAGGTGGGGCTCGATGAACACGAGGTCAAACGGACCATCAACCGTCAAGTGCGGACTGTCTTCTTCCTCCCACTCATCTTTGCCTTTGTCCATCTGGCCTTTGCCTACCATATGATCCGCCTCATTCTCAAGGTTCTCGGTGTCATCAATAGTGGCCAAGTCCTCGTCGTAACCCTCAGCGTTTGTGGTGTCTTTCTCGTCTCCTACCTGATCGTCTTTTGGATCACCTCTCGGAGCTATCGTAAGATTGTGCAGATTTAA
- a CDS encoding ABC transporter ATP-binding protein — MSLLDVQHIKKIYKTRFQGTQVEALKDIHFTVEKGEYVAIMGESGSGKSTLLNILAMLDQPTEGRVYLNSIDTSTIKNKDASSFRREKLGFIFQDFNLLDTLSVKDNILLPLVLSRRPIKEMMSKVDSVSRELGIHQLLEKYPYEISGGQKQRVAVARAIITSPEILLADEPTGALDSKSSAALLDVFEDINTMGQTILMVTHSTAAAARAKRVLFIKDGILYNQIFRGEKTERQMFQEISDTLTVMASEVE; from the coding sequence ATGTCATTACTAGATGTTCAACATATCAAAAAGATCTACAAAACCCGCTTTCAAGGAACGCAGGTTGAAGCCTTAAAGGATATTCACTTCACCGTGGAAAAGGGTGAGTACGTGGCTATTATGGGGGAATCAGGATCCGGGAAATCAACTCTCCTCAATATCCTAGCCATGCTGGACCAGCCGACGGAAGGGCGGGTCTACCTAAATAGCATAGATACCTCAACCATCAAGAATAAGGATGCCTCCAGCTTCCGTCGCGAAAAACTAGGCTTTATCTTTCAAGATTTCAACCTGCTCGATACCTTGTCTGTCAAAGACAATATCCTCTTGCCTCTAGTCCTTTCTCGCAGACCAATCAAGGAAATGATGAGTAAGGTCGATAGCGTCAGTCGGGAGTTGGGCATTCACCAGCTCCTTGAAAAATACCCTTATGAAATCTCTGGTGGGCAAAAACAACGGGTGGCCGTAGCGCGTGCTATCATCACCTCGCCAGAAATCCTCCTGGCCGACGAGCCAACAGGGGCGCTGGATTCTAAGTCTTCGGCTGCGTTGCTCGACGTCTTTGAAGATATTAATACCATGGGGCAAACCATTCTCATGGTGACCCACTCAACCGCAGCAGCAGCGAGGGCCAAGCGCGTGCTCTTCATCAAGGACGGGATTCTTTACAACCAGATCTTCCGCGGAGAAAAGACGGAGCGTCAGATGTTCCAAGAAATCTCAGATACTCTGACGGTCATGGCAAGTGAGGTGGAGTAG
- a CDS encoding sensor histidine kinase — protein MNKFGTIFWQYVVSRRRLLYLLVIFLIIDLVFAYLFPETGTVFLYATLVLGFFAFCVLIWDFAMTFRDYRKAALYEEVEVTSPLEHLLYEKYTEEQQARLEEGKTAQAKFNDLMDYYTLWVHQIKTPIAASQLLVQDVETPIVKQQMEQELFKIDSYANLVLQYLRLESFHDDLVLKRVAVEDLVKEVVRKYALFFIQKNLTVNLHDLEEEVITDRKWLLVIIEQLLSNSLKYTSTGGIEIYFKDQTLYIKDSGIGIKNSDVLRVFERGFSGYNGHLTQQSSGLGLYLSKKITEQLGHRITLHSEVGQGTTVAIRFEEKKLVMD, from the coding sequence ATGAATAAATTTGGAACGATCTTCTGGCAGTATGTGGTATCCCGCAGGCGCCTACTCTATCTATTGGTCATCTTTTTGATCATTGATTTGGTCTTTGCCTATCTCTTTCCAGAGACAGGGACGGTTTTCCTCTATGCGACCCTAGTGCTAGGCTTTTTTGCCTTCTGTGTCTTGATCTGGGATTTCGCCATGACCTTTCGGGACTACCGCAAAGCCGCACTTTATGAGGAAGTTGAGGTTACCTCACCACTGGAACACCTCCTTTATGAAAAATACACGGAAGAACAGCAGGCGCGCTTGGAGGAAGGGAAGACAGCCCAGGCCAAGTTCAATGACCTGATGGATTACTATACCCTCTGGGTTCACCAGATTAAGACGCCCATTGCGGCCAGTCAGCTCTTGGTGCAAGATGTCGAGACGCCCATTGTCAAGCAGCAGATGGAACAGGAGCTCTTTAAGATTGACTCCTATGCCAATCTGGTTTTGCAGTACCTGCGACTGGAGAGCTTTCATGATGATCTAGTCTTAAAGCGCGTGGCGGTAGAAGATTTGGTTAAAGAAGTAGTCCGCAAGTATGCCCTCTTTTTTATCCAAAAGAACTTGACCGTGAATCTGCATGATTTGGAAGAGGAGGTCATCACCGATCGCAAGTGGCTCCTGGTCATCATCGAGCAGCTCTTGTCCAATAGCCTCAAGTACACCAGCACAGGTGGAATTGAAATCTATTTTAAAGACCAGACTCTCTATATAAAAGATAGCGGGATTGGGATCAAAAATAGCGATGTTCTCCGTGTTTTTGAGCGGGGCTTCTCCGGCTACAATGGCCATCTAACCCAGCAGTCCTCAGGGCTGGGGCTCTATCTATCTAAGAAAATCACAGAGCAATTGGGCCACAGGATCACCCTCCATTCAGAGGTCGGCCAAGGCACGACCGTTGCCATTCGCTTTGAAGAAAAGAAGTTGGTCATGGATTAA
- a CDS encoding response regulator transcription factor → MHKILLVEDDEIIRQQVKQLLEQWGYEVVAVEDFMDVLGIFVESDPHLILMDIGLPLYNGYHWCQEIRKVSKVPIMFLSSRDQAMDIVMAINMGGDDFVTKPFDQNVLLAKVQGLLRRSYEFGTDQNLLEHRGAILNLKSTDLVYEGEVIKLTKNEFQILRVLFEHAGSIVARDDMMKELWNSDFFIDDNTLSVNVARLRKKLEEAGLSNFIETKKGIGYGLTHE, encoded by the coding sequence ATGCATAAAATTCTCTTAGTGGAAGACGATGAAATTATCCGCCAACAGGTCAAACAATTATTGGAACAATGGGGCTATGAAGTGGTCGCAGTAGAGGATTTTATGGATGTCCTCGGGATCTTTGTCGAAAGCGACCCTCATTTGATTCTCATGGATATTGGCCTGCCTCTCTACAATGGTTACCACTGGTGCCAAGAGATTCGCAAGGTTTCAAAGGTTCCGATCATGTTTCTTTCTTCACGGGATCAAGCCATGGATATTGTCATGGCCATCAATATGGGTGGAGACGACTTTGTCACCAAGCCCTTTGACCAAAATGTCCTCCTTGCCAAGGTCCAAGGGCTCTTGCGCCGCTCCTACGAATTTGGGACAGATCAAAATCTGCTGGAGCACCGGGGAGCCATCCTCAATCTCAAGTCTACGGACTTGGTGTATGAAGGGGAAGTCATCAAGTTGACCAAGAATGAATTTCAGATCCTTCGCGTCCTATTTGAACATGCGGGCAGTATCGTGGCGCGTGATGACATGATGAAGGAGCTCTGGAATAGCGACTTCTTTATTGATGACAATACCTTGTCTGTCAATGTGGCCCGCCTTCGCAAGAAATTAGAAGAGGCTGGCTTGTCAAACTTCATCGAAACCAAGAAAGGCATCGGATACGGGTTGACCCATGAATAA